Within the Eucalyptus grandis isolate ANBG69807.140 chromosome 1, ASM1654582v1, whole genome shotgun sequence genome, the region GTCACTTTTCATCATTGAGGCAATACTTTCGTCCGGGAAGGTGGgtgtaaaacaaaaaaatcagagaATGTCATTTTTTGTCATGTCCTTTCCACAGTTGCCCGTGTTGGAAAACAAGCATCTCGAACCTTTGATTCGTCTGTTGTTATTTATTGTGCAGTATTGTGTTGTTTGATCACAAGAATGTAGCACTTTCGAACTTAATTCAGCACTTAAAGGTTGAATACAAAACAAGTTCATTGGTCAAGCTTAAGTCGATGCCTTTATTACTGTTCCCACAATTCTCTTGCAAATTGTCAACTGGTCTCTCATCAACGCAAGGCTCTACGGAAAGCATTTCCCACACGTTGATTAATTCTCTCTCACACTATTGATAATTGAAACGTGATGCTATTGTGTTCTTTGTATATCGTCAAATTCAGACTCGACAGGGTTGAATTATTGCCACTTTTCGATTTCATACTAAGTAGCAATCCCTTGGAGCCGCAGGTTTGCCAAGATTGGTAGGGCAGCGAGAGCTTTGCCTTGCAGGGTAACCAGCCACAATTTggatcaaaaataaaatcaatatcCGACGAGATCATTTAATACTGAGCTTTGTTCTGTCAAAGAAAGCTGAAGGTACTTGAACTTGAAACTGAAACATACTCCAAACATGAAACTGTTATTCATTCAAATCAACAATCCAGTAAGCAAAAAAGCTTTCCTTATGTTAGGTACTCCAAGAGATTTATGCACACACAAAGTAGCCGCTGTGAAAAACATTGCGTCTCAATCAGCATATTATTGGACAAATTGGCCATCTTTCTTGGTTTGACTCTTGCCAACTCATCTTCTCATGAAAGGCAGTactcacattatcaaaacatgcCAGTACCTTCTTCAAAAACACATAGAactccaaaagaaaagtaaacccTTCGAATATCTTTGCGAGTGCATGTAGAACCAACCTTGGTAACAAGAACTTCCTTGAAGAATAAATCgtatgagcaaaagaaaaaaacataaactaaaccaTTCAATCGCAGAATacatctgaccaaaaaaaaaaaaaaaaatcgcagtATACAAAATAGTCATCTTTATCCACTCTTTTTGTAGATGACCCATAGCAAAAGACCTCGCATTTCTTCTTGTCAAATATGTGGTTAcgcctcttcatcatcctcaaccaGAATCCTCTTGCACGCTTCGTAGCACATGAAGGATATCCCAGCAGCAGGCACCAACTTCATGCAACTAGGGCCTAAACCTCTATATAGACCTCCAACACCTTCCTGCTCAAGTATGCTCGCAAGAGCATGAACCACGTTTTTGTACACCTGCCTACCGCTGACTGGTCCCACTTGCATATGCTTCCGAGCTACCTCCAAGGGGAAAGTTGCACTACTCGAAATAGCGCCAGCTAATGATCCGATGAGAAGGGTCTCGATGTTCCCAATCTTCTCTTCCTTAAAAAACTTCCGATATGCCTTTCTCGACATGTCATAAGCAAAATAGTTGGTGGCAGCATATGGAATCACTCCGATAAGACTAGGAGCGAGGCCTCTATATAATTCTGCAGGTCCCTCGTCCCTCACTATTTTCAAGAACGCATCAAACATACCATCATAAACTCCCCTCTGCAATATGGAAGGCTCGTGTTAACAATGACAAGATTCAATCATATTGTTTTAGCATGCAGCACTATACCTGGACTGTGAATCGAGTTTTGACCAACTCAAGAGGATATGTACATATTGTTGAGCTCACACCAGCACAGGCACCTGCAACTAAGGAGGCAGGAAGGGGAAGCTTTGGCTGTTCCCCAGGTTTATGCGACAACTGTTTGTTGACTGTATCATAAGCAAATAGCTGCAATACACAGGaccaaaaattcaattgataatTGAAAGATTGTAGAAGCTGGAGAGATTAAACCTGGCAACAAGGATACAAGGAACCAAGAGAAATCTTGGGCATAGTTAAATGTCAAGTTCCTAATAGTAGATCTCTTCAAACTGCATGCCTACCAcataatgtttatttgattaatttccaAGAAGCCCAACAAAGCAAAACTTAAGCCCACAACTAGCGGCACACTACTTTACAAGTCAAATAAATATTCACAGCAGAGGATAACAGATTGAAGGCAATAGTCTAGCAGTCATGAACAAACCTTAATGACAATCGACAGGAACATTAGGTGGGGAAAACCATAATAGATACATTAGCTATTTAGATTACATGGATGCGGGATAGATTGTAAATATTGTAACGTAGGAGCCAATGCATGTGACCTCTTGAATGATCAAGTCATTGGCAATTTTCTTATATACCAAGATGATAACAAGTTCAATTTTCCTTCCATGAAGGAAGATCAAGAATTATAATGGCGACTTGAGATTCAAAAACAAAGTTCTCAGAAAATGTGCGAACCATACTTAAATAGCTTACTTTAATTAAGTTCCCCATAAGATTTGTGATGATCTGCCGAAATCTCCCCGGATCACCAATCAACTTCTGCGGAACATTTTCAGAAATGTAAACTGCTAGCTGCAGATTTGAAGGGGTGGAAATTATTAGATAATGACTCCGGTGAATTAGCAGCACCATGTAACAAAGCCAGTCAATACCTCCACTCCTTTTTCTTGAGATTTCCCCGAGAAGAGGGACAAGACATTATCCAATATGGCCCTTAAATCAAACTGCACAGCCTCAATCTCAATCTTGCTCGATTCAATCTTCGCTTGGTCCAAGACCTCATTTATAAGTGAAACCAAATTTGTGCCTTTGAAAATGTAGGAGTCAACTTCAACGATATATCACCATAAGATTCTTCTTGTTGCACATTAATAAGTCCGTAACTCTTTAAAGCCTGTCCACATCATATGAGAAGTCATCGACTTCCCTAGCAGCTCTTTTAACACGACCAGAAACAGGGGCGTCCACCAATTTTAgatcttttccttcatctgcAATATGACACATGCAGCACaaaatttagaataagaatGCTGGCAAATAAACCCTTTAGTTTATCGAAATTGCTTGGACAAGTTTTGCTTCCAACATTCCAACAGGCTTTCACTCTAGGTCACTGAACAAGAAAAGGTATTAACCCTCCTAGCATAAGGACAAAACATTGAGATTTTGCAACCTCGTTTCCAAAGAACCAATATACTATTAACATGAGGCTAAAATTACAATAACAGCTATACTACACAAGTTGTAATCCAGCATTCCTCTTGATCAAATTACTTTCAAGCACTATCTTCTCCAAGATCGCATGTGCAAGCTCCATGCAAGAAGATACTATTTGAAGAACTAGAAATGGTTCGATCCACATCTGCGATATCATAGTTAGGATTTTCCCACATTAggcctaaatattttgatgttGATCCTAGAATATATTCTTCATTTTGCCATCTTTTTCCATCTTTCATTGAAGCTAAAGAAGAACGAGGCAGCTCAGATCCAATCACCAATAGCTTGAAAGGGATGTCCCAACTGCTACTCTAACCATTCCTCTCATAAGGAGATTATTCTGTTACCTGCTATTTGAATGCATTtctaacaaagaaaaatgagtcaatgaaCCAAACTTGTAGTTCAGTAAATTTCTACTCTCAATTTGCTTCACATTTACTGGGATTTCCCATATTCACCGCTTTCTTAATCTGACAAGTCACCGTTTCCAAAGAACCAATATAATAGCACCTGTGTGCTATGCGGAAAACGTGAAGAATCTCAAATGTACTTGCTCTTTAAGTGTGTATTCTCAAAGCAGATTTTGGAAACAAGACTCTTACCGCTGATGTTAAGTGTTTGTGGAGAAATTGGCGAGTTCTTGTTGGCTAGCTTTGCTGTGATCCAGTGGCATGGTATTTGAGTTTGCATCATGTTTTTCTGGGTAGTATTTTGCTGTTGCTACTGGTAGTGTAGATGGAGAAGACTATTATGTCATGTTGTCATCCGGTGCATGGGGTCATCAGATTGAAAGTCAACCTGATGAATTATTCTCAAGTTATCAAGCTTTCCTATTATGATAGATTGCTCAAAGGGATCTCCCATCCTTTACATTGAGCAGGGACGAAAGTTCCCCTTAGTGATCGACAGTGCCGAGTAGAAGGGCCATTGCTCAACAGATAAATGTTAATTTAGGGATAGCAGACTAATCTTATCCAAAAGTTCACAAATACAGGAAGGTTTGGCACCATGATCCAGCTGTATATGTGGGACAGTATGCTGCAATGGACTTGTACGGGATGTGACctcccttgttttttttttcttccacagGCTGTCCAATAAAATGAAGACAgacttaataaaaaaagatattgtGTAAAGTTTGTGCTCAATGAATGCAGTTCAAACAGTCAACAACACGTGGAAATTTTATAAACTCTATTCATCTTACCAGTTTCCGAAAACCATTCTCCAATGAGCTTATCCGTTGCTGCATTGCTTTGAGAGCACTCTCCATATTCTCCACCAAGCTACACCGTGGAAATTGACACCGTGAACAACTGCTGTCTTGTGGACTTATTCATAACAAATAGACAAATATCCATTCGTAACACTTTAGGTACTAGTGCATATGAATGTCAGAAGCAATTACCAGACTAATCAGATGCATTCCCTTGATCTAACACGACATAGAAAAGTCAATGTAAAGCTGGAATACATATTAATCCAGTTCATAGATAGCAGAAGCAAGTCAATCAGCAGCTATCTCTAAATGCACCACTTTCAgcaataaaaagaggaaaaaaaaagttatgtgcAGGTATGACACTTTGCCAAACAGAATCATGGATTGATGGCACATGAtacttgatgatttttttagttgGAGAGACAATATGGATCACAATTCTACTAGAGGAATCACTTGATGCATATAAGATACTGCCAACAAACCAATTGAACTATATTCACCTTTGAAGATTGTTAGCCCAGCGAGATATAAGAAGCTCCACCACTTTTCCAATCTGTCAAGCAAAGAGCAGTAGAAGAACATAAGCAAAAATCATCTATCATGTATCCATCACATTCTAGTTTCACATCACAGATATCTTTTTGTCCTACTACATGCAAACTGTCATTGACCACATATTCCAGGATTCAAGCAGATAATTATGTCCAGGGCacttctttgaaattttgtatCTCCTTTTGATCCATACTCTCCATAACAACATGAAAAGCCTAAATCATGTTCTCAGCAAAAACTTTTCACAGGAAAACCCCAGAATTGTCAGCAGGTCATTTTTACCACTCAAACGATAGTTCTCTATATATCTTGCAGCAAGTTACTCATGCAGATTTCTATCCAGAAACTGACTGGACTTCTAATCGAAGAGATCAGCAATCAATATACAATGACAACAGTATTTGTATGTCCAAGTAGGCTACTTTACTTGTCTTACCTCTCTCTGGCCATCCTCCAACATGAAACAACTACTTGGCACGAAACCCCTCTCAGACCCTTTCCATTCTTGACTGTGTGGAgatcagcaaaagaaagaacaaaaaaaggcaAGATAGGATAATTTAGCAAGCAGGAGAGCAAGGGGAATGATAACAGATCACTTGCTAGGTAAAAAAATCTAACAGGGTTCAATTCCAATAAGGAGAAAGTCCTGCAATTGGCGTAATGCAAAATCGCATGGCAGATTCAAGACAACAACATTTGATATATGTAAGTTTTCACATAAAAGCCGCAGCACAACCCCACAAACAAATGCTAACAAAATGCTATACTTCGACGCAGGCTTCGATCTGaccgaaaaaaaagaacttcagACTTCACATCTTCAACTTGAGCTCGAGcaaatcatcaaacaattaATCAAGCATTGAAACATTTAAGACGGAAAGAGCGAGCCTACATGTTTTGATCCAAGCATGGCCTCTTGGATCCACTTGGTTCATCCAAAAAAGTGGAATCCGAAGCTCTCTTTTGCGTGGacataatttttcctttattttgtagAGTTTGACAAGAACTGAGAAAGTGTCGGAATTTTGGGAGTGTTCACTCGCTGAAAGTATGTTGCTTGTAGAGCTTAACAAGAACTGAGAAAGTGCCTGGATTTTGGGAGCGTTCGCTCGAAAGAATGTTGCAGAGAAAGAACAAATCAGTAGACAGTTTATCCGCGAACTCAAACTCaagagggcagagagagagggggggaggtCGCACGCCGGTCGGTTGCTCGCGGTCGTCTCGCCGGTATCCTCCTGGTTCGCCGGTTgctcgcggtggttcgccggtcggaagagggagggcagagagagaggtcgCACGCCGGTCGGTCGGAAAAAGGgacggcagagagagagagggaggtcgcacACCTGTCGGTTGCTCGCGGTCGTCTCGCCGGTATCCTCTTGGTTCGCTGGCCgctcgcggtggttcgccggtcggaaagagagaaggtggagagagagagggagttcgtCGGACAGAGAGagcgagggtagagagagaggcgtgaagaaagaaagccaggactgaaatttttttaaattggcgCCTCTTTTTCTCTCCAGGACGTGGGTCCCACGAAGACACGTGTCGCGCTGCGACCGCCTTCTTGTTTGACACGCTGAAACACCAgacgtacctaatattttctccctctccATGACAAGGAACTTTCGCCCCACCTCCACGCGCTTCTTCCTTGCCTCTTTCGCACGTGACTCTGATCTCTTTTGTCTGTCAAAAAGccactctctctcactctcatgCTTCACTTTCCTCCCTCGTCAATGGAGCGTTCCGCTTGGCCTAAGAGCCTCTCCTCCAGCCGCAAGCGCGAGATCCAGGAGCTCTGTGgccaaaatcccaagaagctcAGAGATGCCTTCGACGCTCACTCTCAAACTGGCGATGACCCACGCCAGCCCTTGTTTGCGGGAGATCTGAACCTCAGCGTCCTCGGGTCGTTCAGCAGCAACACCCAATCCCTATCGAGCGGGGCTGAGTCCTATGAGGTCTCGCAGGTCCCGAGCAACGCCTGTGTCATGTCCGGGGTCTCTAAGGGAAGTGAAAGCATCAAGACCCCCGTCCCGAGCAACGCCTGTGTCATGTCCGGGGTCCCTGAGGGGAGTGAGAGCAAGACCTCGGTCCCCAGAGATCGCCGCGGATGTTACAAGAGAAGGTAATCGAGGGCcggaattcttttttttttttttttctcgtgaaAGTGAACAGATCTCTTGCAGCTTAGCAAAGGTGATTTTGCTGTTCATAAATTGGACACGTCCTGACAGATCGTGATTGAAATATAACGAGTTTGTCTAACTtgcaaagattaaaaaaagctttcttttgtcatttcatctgtttttttgttaaataatgtATATGGATCTGTTTATAGTTCTAACATGAATTgcgaattattcatttttctgcAGAAAGACTTCGGATAAACGGATAAGGATGGATCATAATTTGATTGACGACGGGCACCAGTGGAGGAAATATGGCCAGAAAGCAATTCTTAACTCAGAGTTCCCAAGGTACTTTGCAAATGAAATATTCAGTTTGGTTGATCTCTCTTATATAGGAGAAAAATTATTGTATCAATTAGAGTGGAATCAATTATTGCTTGATGTCTAAAACAAATATTATGTGGGAATCTTTTACAAGGTAAAGAAACTCACCCATTTCATCAACTTGGCTAATATGTATTTATGCTCCTCATATGTATTTATGCTCCTCTCATGATGAACAATTAAACAAATGATTAGGTGGTAtgtcggcccaccatgtgctaATAAATTAGGGCCAACttaattctctcttaatttcaCTAAATTCTAACTTGGCTCTGCCATGAcatgatatgacatgacataGTTTGGAATCTAATTGAGATGAGTGCACTATATCACTTTTCATCATCTGTCCTCACATgtgaaatttttggaattattctTTGGATTCAAAGCATCTGAACCCCCGAATCTCCAATTGAGGGTGTTAATTTTCATACATGTTTGTTAGCAAAATGATTAAAGCCGTGTTTGGGGGGGATTTGCAGGAACTACTTCAGGTGTGCTTACAAGATCAACCAAGGTTGTCTAGCGACCAAAATGGTCGAGAAGTTACAGGACGCTCCGGTCGTCTACAGGACCATATACCAGAGCCAACACACCTGCAAGAACCTCATCCTGAAATCCCCCTCCCTCATCCTGGACTCGCCAAGCCCTGGGGACTCCTCCATCCTCGTCAGCTTCAAACCAGCCTCCCTCCCAAGCAAGACgacaacaacagcagcagcagcaacccCTTCTCTTCTTCGGCTTTCCCATCGGTGAAACACGAGCCGAAGCTGCCCGGCGAGGATGATCTGAACTTTTCCCTTTCGTTCCCACTTGTGTGCACAGATGTGTATCACAAGTTGTCATCgtttaaaattcaagataagcAAATAATGTAGCGAACccaattttatatatatatatatatatatatatatatatatatatatatatatatatatttttttttttttactctgtcTTTTTTCTAAGAATAGACCCACtttatctagaaaaaaaaaattagaatgagGGATAAGGAAAAGCATGGTCATCGAAATTACCTGGAAAAAGGGGTAATGAATGATGCAAGCACGTGGCTGTCAAGAGCCAAGAAGGTGATCTTTGTAGACCTGAacggtgaaggacaggagatgGACCTACCAATTAGATGGTCAGATTCTATTATAGAGCCATCTCTAACCAGTGAAACTCCCTTCAGAAAAGCTCAAATCATGGATCAAACCCCATCATTGTTCTTCAGATTGGTAGAATGAATCAGAAAATTATCCCACGTGAAAAGAATAGTCACACCCGTCacgttaggaaaaaaaaaaactactaaatCTCATTACCCTGAATGATATCCTGTTAAGGTAAACTGGGAGGTCCCAATTCTTGACTAGAGGGTATACCAAATGTCTCTGCCCTTCCATCCCTTAGG harbors:
- the LOC104422466 gene encoding adenine nucleotide transporter BT1, chloroplastic/mitochondrial-like, translating into MGNLIKLFAYDTVNKQLSHKPGEQPKLPLPASLVAGACAGVSSTICTYPLELVKTRFTVQRGVYDGMFDAFLKIVRDEGPAELYRGLAPSLIGVIPYAATNYFAYDMSRKAYRKFFKEEKIGNIETLLIGSLAGAISSSATFPLEVARKHMQVGPVSGRQVYKNVVHALASILEQEGVGGLYRGLGPSCMKLVPAAGISFMCYEACKRILVEDDEEA
- the LOC120295608 gene encoding WRKY transcription factor SUSIBA2-like, encoding MERSAWPKSLSSSRKREIQELCGQNPKKLRDAFDAHSQTGDDPRQPLFAGDLNLSVLGSFSSNTQSLSSGAESYEVSQVPSNACVMSGVSKGSESIKTPVPSNACVMSGVPEGSESKTSVPRDRRGCYKRRKTSDKRIRMDHNLIDDGHQWRKYGQKAILNSEFPRNYFRCAYKINQGCLATKMVEKLQDAPVVYRTIYQSQHTCKNLILKSPSLILDSPSPGDSSILVSFKPASLPICCPRVAAPSVTTRSYSASPSDYRRSLRPCSCSESPTLVLLDPRQPGLRLPGTRRASASATPSLQQLTPLRLCTREFTTDARDIASHCLLQLCPNDDTEAAADPSLTDPNSPLL